Proteins encoded within one genomic window of Glandiceps talaboti chromosome 3, keGlaTala1.1, whole genome shotgun sequence:
- the LOC144433243 gene encoding uncharacterized protein LOC144433243, which produces MSADNITSNVTNQTEVVNEITNAPMPMMNLPIQLVLVVLALVGFIGNGLVLVVYGRKRRKTSPHYFIMTLAANDLFICVVIVPYFMYSHIVPNFRNATACRIFTYMWFVSIASSILITGVIALDRYYAICRPLDFSFTPKKAKIVVTVCFVVSAAAATPVFFMYGISYRERYGTYIYMCDYVCHPKIDLIFYRTFFALYCCLVSVTLFLYTKIMITVRRKSRLRTQTLGLQVRDRDCSIFSSNMSVFSNGKVGSRRERLKSRESPTMRQNNSRNHSFDSIEGFRPAPSPVIENESESSDTLASLTPKGSIHRVITEESYVTLGNNAIQETKFVTKGTQIVKEIDTAIQKCESPIRLNDLQDAKENDRDPTSTHPRSLYKRQSQASTLSWGDLPSSGSGSRDSPCRGKSGPTTLTTAGL; this is translated from the exons aTGTCTGCCGACAACATTACTTCGAACGTCACAAATCAGACTGAAGTTGTGAACGAAATTACGAACGCACCCATGCCAATGATGAATCTACCGATACAGCTTGTTCTGGTTGTGCTGGCGTTAGTCGGGTTTATAGGAAACGGTCTTGTTTTGGTTGTCTACGGTAGAAAACGACGTAAAACTAGTCCACATTATTTCATAATGACTTTAGCAGCAAACGATTTATTTATATGCGTGGTGATTGTACCCTATTTTATGTATAGCCACATCGTCCCGAATTTCAGAAATGCTACGGCGTGTCGGATTTTTACGTACATGTGGTTCGTCAGCATCGCTTCTTCGATACTGATTACAGGTGTTATCGCTCTGGATCGATATTACGCGATTTGTCGACCGCTAGACTTTAGCTTCACTCCGAAGAAAGCTAAGATCGTCGTAACGGTTTGTTTCGTTGTTTCGGCAGCTGCAGCAACACCAGTGTTCTTCATGTACGGGATTAGTTATCGTGAACGGTACGGCACGTACATCTACATGTGTGACTACGTCTGTCACCCGAAAATTGACCTTATATTTTACCGTACGTTCTTCGCGTTGTACTGTTGCCTTGTTTCGGTTACTTTGTTCCTGTATACaaagataatgataacagttaGACGGAAAAGCAGACTACGGACACAAACCCTAGGATTACAAGTCAGAGATCGCGACTGCAGTATTTTTAGTTCGAATATGAGCGTGTTCAGTAACGGGAAAGTTGGAAGCAGACGTGAACGACTTAAAAGCAGGGAAAGTCCAACGATGCGACAGAATAACTCGCGCAATCACTCGTTTGACAGTATCGAAGGTTTTCGACCTGCCCCGAGTCCAGTAATTGAGAATGAGTCGGAAAGTAGTGATACTTTAGCCAGCTTGACACCGAAAGGATCCATCCATCGGGTGATAACCGAAGAAAGCTACGTAACGCTTGGAAATAATGCTATACAAGAAACGAAATTTGTCACAAAGGGGACCCAAattgtcaaggaaattgatacAGCGATACAAAAATGCGAGAGCCCCATCCGTTTGAACGACCTACAGGACGCCAAGGAAAACGACCGTGATCCAACTTCAACACATCCACGAAGTCTCTACAAACGTCAAAGTCAAGCCTCAACGTTGTCTTGGGGCGATCTTCCATCATCCGGCAGCGGTAGTCGAGACAGTCCGTGCCGCGGGAAATCAGGACCAACAACG TTGACAACTGCAGGTCTTTAG